TAATTTTTATCATCGCTTTATCGATGGGATTCCCGCATGCTTACGGGGAAGAGCACCGATACATCGTCAAATTCAAAAGCAATTCTAAAACTAAAAGAACAGCCAGTCCCATAACTGACGCTCCCAAAGGACACGTGATCCGCTCTCTTAAAAATGGATACGTGATCAATCTCAACGAAGCTTTAGACATAAAATCGATTCTTGAAGACAAGGAAGTGGAATCGGTCGAACAAGACCGCCTCATGCACCTGATCGAACCGACCAGCATAATTCCTGTTAAATCCAACATTGAAAATGAAGAAAAAATCCCAAACGGAGTCAAACGGATCAAAGCAGACACAGGAGACATCTACCCCGAAATGACTGTTGCTGTCATCGACACAGGCGTTGATCCGAATATCCCAGATATCGACGTGGTCTTAGGAATTAACTTCATTAATTCTTCTAAGGCGCAAACAGATGACAACGGACACGGTACGCATGTTGCCGGTACAATCGCTGCTAAAATCAATGGACGCGGAGTCGTTGGAGTCGCTCCCGGCACAAAAGTAATTGCCCTTAAAGTTCTTGACGCTAAAGGATCCGGCTGGATGTCAGACATCATCGCAGCTATCGAGTGGGTAACTGAACACGCAGATCAGATCGATGTGGTCAATATGAGCTTGGGCGACTTAGGAAATGGCACTTTTATGCATGAAGCGATCCAAAAAAGCGTCAACAAAGGCATCGTCTACGTAGTCGCTGCAGGCAACAGCAGCATGGATATCTACGGCCATAACAGAAATTATTTCAAAGGAAGCAACTTTTTCCCTGCCTCTTATCCTGAAGTGATGACTGTTTCCGCTATGACTGACACAGATGGGAAGCCCGGCGGAAATGGACCAAAGAGTTCATACGGAGAATTGGATGACACACTTGCCTGGTTTTCCAATTTCAGCACAGCTGTTCATCCCGATAATCCAGTCTATTCACCTGGAGCCGGAATTGATTTAGCAGCTCCAGGTGTGGACATTCTATCGAATGCTCCAGGCGATAAACTTATGAAAATGAGTGGAACCAGCATGGCTTGCCCACATGCCGCAGGCGCCGTAATTCGCTTCATTTCAGAGTATGGAGAAGAGTATATGGAAAACGGTAAAAAGGACGCACAATTTGTCTACAAAATCCGTCAAGCATTGATCGATATTGCTCAGCCTCAGGAAGAGTGGAATGACAATCACGATGCTAGCGATCCCGATTCAAATCACGAAGGGCTCCTCCAGGTTCCTTGATTTGAAAATCAAGGAACCGCTTTTTACCTCTTAATTCAAAGAGATTGTCGTAATAGCCGGAATAACAGGGCAACCGCCTTGCAAAGCCATGACTTGCGAAAGCAGCGAGAACGTTGCTTTCGAGTTTAAATCTCTATCATCAATGTAGAAATAAGAACCCCGATAGCAGACGTATATCCCGCAAGGAACACAATCATCTTTGGTAGAAATCGGCTTGCTGTTGATCGATATGATGCCGTCAAGCAATTCCGACCAATCAAAATAATTACCATTTTCATCAAGAGTGACCGTGACCTTACCGCTCTTTTCATCACAAAGAGGAGGATTAACTCCTTGAGAAAGGAAATAAAGGACACTCAGGAGCGATCGCGTATCGACGAGCACCTCATTGCGTTCTCTCTTCGCACCGTGATAAGGAAGCATGCGGATACTATATGTCCCGGAATCCACATCAAGAAGCTCCCAAACTCTGGCATAAAGATGATTCATTGCCAAATTCGGTGCAAGCGCGATAGAGAATACAGGTTTTCCTGTTTTAGGATGCACATCAACGACAATATTGATCGCATCGTGCAATTCAAGCTCTCTGAAAATGTTCATCAATTCAGAAAATTTTTTATAATCTGGAGCAGCCTCCGGAGTTGGACCCGAAGCTGATGGCGCATTTGCCAGGCCATTCATCCGTTGCACCACGACGCGAAAAACGCGATCGATACGCCATCCAGAAGAGTTTAACAGCAAAAGGCTAGGCAACTGGATTGGAGTCAACAACTCCTCAGAAAACCCTTTTCCGCGAACGGGAGAATACACCGTCGTCGGCTTATCGATCAAATCCAAACCTAACTTCAGAGTATCGTTTTCAAAAGAATTATCTTTAATATCAGCACCAAGGCTGCGTTTTAATTCATAAGCGGAAGAGATCGTACCAATCTGCAAAAAAGTTGGTGTGTCGCGATAACGAAGGCGCACAAGGTTTAGCAATAACTGCGTGTCGTTGCTGCGCTGTACGGCTCTGTTATAAGCCAAGCTGTCGTTTCTCAAACTTGTCGGTCCAAGCTTTCCCACACAACCTGTCGCCATAAATACAGTAGTCAATAGAATGCAAATTGATCTCATAATATCATCCATAAATTTTACAAATTTAGGAGAAAAATTTACTAAATTTTGAAAAACTTTTCAAGAATATTCGATAGATTCAGGTTTATTATGATCGGGATAGATGTTTGGATTTGATCTCGCGCCATTTTTGAGCAACTTGAGCCGCCAGCGGAGAAGCATCCTTGCCCCAGGCTCCAAATCGCAAATACACAACAACAACTAACTCCGGCGTGCCAAAGCGATCATTAAATACAAATGTTTTTGGTTCACTTTTTTGATCCGGAGTGTAAAGGATTCCTCCAAACCAAATATGGTTATACAGATTGGTCCCTAA
This genomic window from Waddlia chondrophila WSU 86-1044 contains:
- a CDS encoding S8 family peptidase, which produces MKKFFLIFIIALSMGFPHAYGEEHRYIVKFKSNSKTKRTASPITDAPKGHVIRSLKNGYVINLNEALDIKSILEDKEVESVEQDRLMHLIEPTSIIPVKSNIENEEKIPNGVKRIKADTGDIYPEMTVAVIDTGVDPNIPDIDVVLGINFINSSKAQTDDNGHGTHVAGTIAAKINGRGVVGVAPGTKVIALKVLDAKGSGWMSDIIAAIEWVTEHADQIDVVNMSLGDLGNGTFMHEAIQKSVNKGIVYVVAAGNSSMDIYGHNRNYFKGSNFFPASYPEVMTVSAMTDTDGKPGGNGPKSSYGELDDTLAWFSNFSTAVHPDNPVYSPGAGIDLAAPGVDILSNAPGDKLMKMSGTSMACPHAAGAVIRFISEYGEEYMENGKKDAQFVYKIRQALIDIAQPQEEWNDNHDASDPDSNHEGLLQVP